The following proteins come from a genomic window of Streptococcus pneumoniae:
- the mvaD gene encoding diphosphomevalonate decarboxylase has translation MDREPVTVRSYANIAIIKYWGKKKEKEMVPATSSISLTLENMYTETTLSPLPANVTADEFYINGQLQNEVEHAKMSKIIDRYRPAGEGFVRIDTQNNMPTAAGLSSSSSGLSALVKACNAYFKLGLDRSQLAQEAKFASGSSSRSFYGPLGAWDKDSGEIYPVETDLKLAMIMLVLEDKKKPISSRDGMKLCVETSTTFDDWVRQSEKDYQDMLIYLKENDFAKIGELTEKNALAMHATTKTASPAFSYLTDASYEAMDFVRQLREKGEACYFTMDAGPNVKVFCQEKDLEHLSEIFGQRYRLIVSKTKDLSQDDCC, from the coding sequence ATGGATAGAGAGCCTGTAACAGTACGTTCCTACGCAAATATTGCTATTATCAAATATTGGGGAAAGAAAAAAGAAAAAGAGATGGTGCCTGCTACTAGCAGTATTTCTCTAACTTTGGAAAATATGTATACAGAGACGACCTTGTCGCCTTTACCAGCCAATGTAACAGCTGACGAATTTTACATCAATGGTCAGCTACAAAATGAGGTCGAGCATGCTAAGATGAGTAAGATTATTGACCGTTATCGTCCAGCTGGTGAGGGCTTTGTCCGTATCGATACTCAAAACAATATGCCTACTGCAGCGGGCCTGTCCTCAAGTTCTAGTGGTTTGTCCGCCCTGGTCAAGGCTTGTAATGCTTATTTCAAGCTTGGATTGGATAGAAGTCAGTTGGCACAGGAAGCCAAATTTGCCTCAGGCTCTTCTTCTCGGAGTTTTTATGGACCACTAGGAGCCTGGGATAAGGATAGTGGAGAAATTTACCCTGTAGAGACAGACTTGAAACTAGCTATGATTATGTTGGTGCTAGAGGACAAGAAAAAACCAATCTCTAGCCGTGACGGGATGAAACTTTGTGTGGAAACCTCGACGACTTTTGACGACTGGGTTCGTCAGTCTGAGAAGGACTATCAGGATATGCTGATTTATCTCAAGGAAAATGATTTTGCCAAGATTGGAGAATTAACGGAGAAAAATGCCCTGGCTATGCATGCTACGACAAAGACTGCTAGTCCAGCCTTTTCTTATCTGACGGATGCCTCTTATGAGGCTATGGACTTTGTCCGCCAGCTTCGTGAGAAAGGAGAGGCCTGCTACTTTACCATGGATGCTGGTCCCAATGTTAAGGTCTTCTGTCAGGAGAAAGACTTGGAGCATTTATCAGAAATTTTCGGTCAGCGTTATCGCTTGATTGTGTCAAAAACAAAGGATTTGAGTCAAGATGATTGCTGTTAA
- the mvk gene encoding mevalonate kinase — protein sequence MTKKVGVGQAHSKIILIGEHAVVYGYPAISLPLLEVEVTCKVVPAESPWRLYEEDTLSMAVYASLEYLDITEACIRCEIDSAIPEKRGMGSSAAISIAAIRAVFDYYQADLPHDVLEILVNRAEMIAHMNPSGLDAKTCLSDQPIRFIKNVGFTELEMDLSAYLVIADTGVYGHTREAIQVVQNKGKDALPFLHALGELTQQAEVAISQKDAEGLGQILSQAHLHLKEIGVSSPEADFLVETTLSHGALGAKMSGGGLGGCIIALVTNLTHAQELAERLEEKGAVQTWIESL from the coding sequence ATGACAAAAAAAGTTGGTGTCGGTCAGGCACATAGTAAGATAATTTTAATAGGGGAACATGCGGTCGTTTACGGTTATCCTGCCATTTCCCTGCCTCTTTTGGAGGTGGAGGTGACCTGTAAGGTAGTTCCTGCAGAGAGTCCTTGGCGCCTTTATGAGGAGGATACCTTGTCCATGGCGGTTTATGCCTCACTGGAGTATTTGGATATCACAGAAGCCTGCATTCGTTGTGAGATTGACTCGGCTATCCCTGAGAAACGGGGGATGGGTTCGTCAGCGGCTATCAGCATAGCGGCCATTCGTGCGGTATTTGACTACTATCAGGCTGATCTGCCTCATGATGTACTAGAAATCTTGGTCAATCGAGCTGAAATGATTGCCCATATGAATCCTAGTGGTTTGGATGCTAAGACCTGTCTCAGTGACCAACCTATTCGCTTTATCAAGAACGTAGGATTTACAGAACTTGAGATGGATTTATCCGCCTATTTGGTGATTGCCGATACGGGTGTTTATGGTCATACTCGTGAAGCCATCCAAGTGGTTCAAAATAAGGGCAAGGATGCCCTACCGTTTTTGCATGCCTTGGGAGAATTAACCCAGCAAGCAGAAGTTGCGATTTCACAAAAAGATGCTGAAGGACTGGGACAAATCCTCAGTCAAGCGCATTTACATTTAAAAGAAATTGGAGTCAGTAGCCCTGAGGCAGACTTTTTGGTTGAAACGACTCTTAGCCATGGTGCTCTGGGTGCCAAGATGAGCGGTGGTGGGCTAGGAGGTTGTATCATAGCCTTGGTAACCAATTTGACACACGCACAAGAACTAGCAGAAAGATTAGAAGAGAAAGGAGCTGTTCAGACATGGATAGAGAGCCTGTAA
- a CDS encoding lanthionine synthetase LanC family protein translates to MTIRTTHTYEYQYSLLFGDAGYLWLLLHLFSISKNQYYLQLANVTAKKLIENYDTLEEIDFALGKSGVLLSLIKYYQFTNDNTLKTFIHNSIWGNLSLFPTKRYSQRKHFRL, encoded by the coding sequence GTGACAATTAGAACGACACACACATATGAATATCAATACTCACTGCTATTTGGTGATGCAGGCTATCTATGGTTACTCCTACATTTATTTTCTATCAGTAAAAATCAATACTATCTACAATTAGCAAACGTCACCGCTAAGAAATTAATAGAGAATTATGATACTCTAGAGGAAATAGACTTTGCATTGGGAAAATCTGGTGTCCTATTATCATTAATAAAATACTATCAATTTACCAATGACAATACTCTTAAAACTTTCATCCACAATAGTATATGGGGAAATTTATCATTATTTCCTACAAAGAGATACAGCCAAAGAAAGCATTTTAGACTATAG
- a CDS encoding lanthionine synthetase LanC family protein — MTILLKLSSTIVYGEIYHYFLQRDTAKESILDYSFAHGYCEIAYALFAYSKVLEPSMFYNDLHTFHAELKKLLEKVTSNTENLGNLQLSWCEGISGIILYLCMYDCDGNKDIISKYQEFVFNHHLKMMTGYCHGITSLLQTTVYNQNKLLMKKSNR; from the coding sequence ATGACAATACTCTTAAAACTTTCATCCACAATAGTATATGGGGAAATTTATCATTATTTCCTACAAAGAGATACAGCCAAAGAAAGCATTTTAGACTATAGCTTTGCTCATGGATATTGTGAAATTGCATATGCTTTATTTGCCTATTCTAAAGTCTTAGAACCTTCTATGTTCTATAATGATCTCCATACATTCCATGCTGAATTAAAAAAATTATTAGAAAAAGTTACTTCTAATACTGAAAATTTAGGAAATTTACAACTTTCTTGGTGCGAAGGAATTTCCGGAATAATCTTATATCTTTGTATGTACGATTGTGACGGAAACAAAGATATTATTAGTAAATATCAAGAATTTGTTTTTAACCATCATCTAAAAATGATGACAGGATATTGCCACGGAATAACTAGCTTACTACAAACCACTGTCTACAATCAAAACAAATTACTGATGAAAAAATCCAACAGGTAA
- a CDS encoding MFS transporter has protein sequence MKLFWTNNIYRQLLLNSCFSSFGDSIFYLAIINYVAQYNFAPLAILLISISEMVPLLSQLFLGILGDFQENRVKHALWIAKIKILLYAILTVFLVLSPFSLVSVIMIVIINLISDTLSYLSAYMMNALYISVIKNDLHDAMGFRQSLMRVVHIVANLAGAFLINVMSIQTISLINTLTFVIAFLGLYVIRHTLYEVEKRIEMSHTALSFKKYFQHLKQSLAVLLRLKDTVILLFLTTSMIAILDVSPRLIALRFIQQTLAQLSIGQLLALLSIIMSCGAILGNMTSSNLFKNIRFTHLLVFCEISLLTLITSILCQAYIVIFMTSFISSTIIGILSPRLQAAVFAHIPSDKMGTVGSALSTVDILAPSLLSLLALSIASGVSVQLASIFLYLILIALIFCQWLVKFNTHN, from the coding sequence ATGAAATTATTTTGGACAAACAACATATATAGACAGTTGCTGCTAAACAGCTGTTTTTCATCATTCGGCGACAGTATTTTCTACCTCGCCATTATCAATTATGTGGCTCAGTACAATTTCGCTCCGCTAGCGATTTTACTGATTTCCATTTCAGAGATGGTTCCCCTACTATCGCAACTCTTTCTCGGGATTCTAGGAGATTTTCAAGAAAATAGAGTCAAACACGCACTCTGGATTGCCAAAATCAAAATCCTGCTCTACGCTATTTTGACAGTATTTCTCGTCTTGTCGCCCTTTTCATTAGTTTCAGTCATTATGATTGTCATCATCAACCTCATCTCTGACACCTTGAGCTACCTGTCTGCCTACATGATGAACGCCCTCTACATCAGTGTAATTAAGAACGACCTGCATGATGCCATGGGGTTCAGGCAGTCTCTGATGAGGGTTGTCCACATTGTCGCCAATCTGGCTGGCGCATTCCTTATCAATGTTATGAGTATTCAAACTATTTCCCTTATCAACACTCTGACTTTTGTCATTGCCTTTTTGGGTCTGTATGTTATTAGACATACCTTGTATGAGGTTGAAAAAAGGATTGAAATGTCACATACAGCACTGAGTTTTAAGAAATATTTTCAACATCTTAAACAGTCGCTGGCTGTGCTCCTGAGGTTAAAAGATACCGTCATACTACTGTTTCTGACGACCAGTATGATTGCCATCTTGGATGTGTCCCCTCGGCTGATTGCCCTCCGCTTCATCCAACAGACACTAGCACAACTGAGCATTGGGCAACTCCTCGCCCTGCTCTCCATCATCATGTCTTGTGGAGCTATCCTTGGCAATATGACCAGCAGTAATCTATTTAAAAATATCCGTTTCACGCACCTCTTGGTTTTCTGTGAGATTTCCCTATTGACTCTAATAACTAGTATCCTTTGTCAAGCCTATATCGTAATTTTCATGACCAGTTTCATCAGTTCTACGATTATCGGCATTCTCAGCCCTCGCCTACAAGCAGCTGTCTTTGCCCATATCCCCAGTGACAAGATGGGGACGGTGGGCTCTGCTCTGAGCACAGTGGACATTCTCGCCCCGTCCCTGCTCTCCCTATTAGCCCTATCCATAGCATCGGGCGTTTCGGTGCAGTTAGCATCGATATTTTTGTATCTTATTTTAATTGCTCTTATCTTTTGTCAATGGTTAGTCAAGTTCAACACTCATAACTAA
- a CDS encoding response regulator transcription factor translates to MGKRILLLEKERNLAHFLSLELQKEQYRVDLVEEGQKALSMALQTDYDLILLNVNLGDMMAQDFAEKLSRTKPASVIMILDHWEDLQEELEVVQRFAVSYIYKPVVIENLVARISAIFRGRDFIDQHCSLMKVPRTYRNLRIDVEHHTVYRGEEMIALTRREYDLLATLMGSKKVLTREQLLESVWKYESATETNIVDVYIRYLRSKLDVKGQKSNIKTVRGVGYTMQE, encoded by the coding sequence ATGGGGAAACGGATTTTATTACTTGAGAAAGAACGAAATCTAGCTCATTTTTTAAGTTTGGAACTCCAGAAAGAGCAGTATCGGGTTGATCTGGTAGAGGAGGGGCAAAAAGCCCTCTCCATGGCTCTTCAGACAGACTATGATTTGATTTTATTGAACGTTAATCTGGGAGATATGATGGCTCAGGATTTTGCAGAAAAATTGAGCCGAACTAAACCTGCCTCAGTCATCATGATTTTAGATCATTGGGAAGACTTGCAAGAAGAGCTGGAAGTTGTTCAGCGTTTTGCAGTTTCATACATCTATAAGCCAGTCGTTATCGAAAATCTGGTAGCGCGTATTTCGGCGATCTTCCGAGGTCGGGACTTCATTGATCAACACTGCAGTCTGATGAAAGTTCCAAGGACCTACCGCAATCTTAGGATAGATGTTGAACATCACACGGTTTATCGTGGTGAAGAGATGATTGCTCTGACCCGCCGTGAGTATGACCTTTTGGCGACACTTATGGGAAGCAAGAAAGTATTGACTCGTGAGCAATTGTTGGAAAGTGTTTGGAAGTATGAAAGTGCGACCGAGACAAATATCGTAGATGTCTATATCCGCTATCTACGGAGCAAGCTTGATGTTAAAGGACAAAAAAGCAACATTAAAACCGTGCGTGGTGTTGGTTACACCATGCAAGAATAG
- the gndA gene encoding NADP-dependent phosphogluconate dehydrogenase, with protein MTKANFGVVGMAVMGRNLALNIESRGYTVAIYNRSKEKTEDVIACHPEKNFVPSYDVESFVNSIEKPRRIMLMVQAGPGTDATIQALLPHLDKGDILIDGGNTFYKDTIRRNEELANSGINFIGTGVSGGEKGALEGPSIMPGGQKEAYELVADVLEEISAKAPEDGKPCVTYIGPDGAGHYVKMVHNGIEYGDMQLIAESYDLMQHLLGLSAEDMAEIFTEWNKGELDSYLIEITADILSRKDDEGQDGPIVDYILDAAGNKGTGKWTSQSSLDLGVPLSLITESVFARYISTYKEERVYASKVLPKPAAFNFEGDKAELIEKIRQALYFSKIISYAQGFAQLRVASKENNWNLPFADIASIWRDGCIIRSRFLQKITDAYNRDADLANLLLDEYFLDVTAKYQQAVRDIVALAVQAGVPVPTFSAAITYFDSYRSADLPANLIQAQRDYFGAHTYQRKDKEGTFHYSWYDEK; from the coding sequence ATGACAAAAGCTAACTTTGGTGTCGTAGGTATGGCCGTAATGGGTCGTAACCTTGCCCTTAATATTGAATCACGTGGTTACACAGTTGCTATCTACAACCGTAGTAAAGAAAAAACGGAAGATGTGATTGCTTGCCATCCTGAAAAGAATTTTGTACCAAGCTATGACGTTGAAAGTTTTGTAAACTCAATCGAAAAACCTCGTCGTATCATGCTGATGGTTCAAGCTGGACCTGGTACAGATGCTACTATCCAAGCCCTTCTTCCACACCTTGACAAAGGTGATATCTTGATTGACGGTGGAAATACTTTCTACAAAGATACCATCCGTCGTAATGAAGAATTGGCAAACTCAGGTATCAACTTTATCGGTACTGGAGTTTCTGGTGGTGAAAAAGGTGCTCTTGAAGGTCCTTCTATCATGCCTGGTGGACAAAAAGAGGCCTACGAATTGGTTGCGGATGTTCTTGAAGAAATCTCAGCTAAAGCACCAGAAGATGGCAAACCATGTGTGACTTATATCGGTCCTGATGGAGCTGGTCACTATGTGAAAATGGTTCACAACGGTATCGAGTACGGTGATATGCAATTGATCGCAGAAAGTTATGACTTGATGCAACACTTGCTAGGTCTTTCTGCAGAGGATATGGCTGAAATCTTTACTGAGTGGAACAAGGGTGAATTGGATAGCTACTTGATCGAAATCACAGCTGATATCTTGAGCCGTAAAGACGATGAAGGCCAAGATGGACCAATCGTAGACTACATCCTTGATGCTGCAGGTAACAAGGGAACTGGTAAATGGACTAGCCAATCATCTCTTGACCTTGGTGTACCATTGTCACTGATTACTGAGTCAGTGTTTGCACGCTACATTTCAACTTACAAAGAAGAACGTGTATATGCTAGCAAGGTGCTTCCAAAACCAGCTGCCTTCAACTTTGAAGGAGACAAGGCTGAATTGATTGAAAAGATCCGTCAAGCCCTTTACTTCTCAAAAATCATTTCATACGCACAAGGATTTGCTCAATTGCGTGTAGCCTCTAAAGAAAACAACTGGAACTTGCCATTTGCAGATATCGCATCTATCTGGCGTGATGGCTGTATCATCCGTTCTCGTTTTTTGCAAAAGATTACAGATGCTTACAACCGCGATGCAGATCTTGCCAACCTTCTTTTGGACGAGTACTTCTTGGATGTTACTGCTAAGTACCAACAAGCAGTACGTGATATCGTAGCTCTTGCGGTTCAAGCAGGTGTGCCAGTGCCAACTTTCTCAGCAGCTATTACTTACTTTGATAGCTACCGTTCAGCTGACCTTCCAGCTAACTTGATCCAAGCACAACGTGACTACTTTGGTGCTCACACTTACCAACGTAAAGACAAAGAAGGAACCTTCCACTACTCTTGGTATGACGAAAAATAA
- the mapZ gene encoding cell division site-positioning protein MapZ, whose protein sequence is MSKKRRNRQKKEGQEPQFDFDEAKELTVGQAIRKNEEVEAGVLPEDSILDKYVKQHRDEIEADKFATRQYKKEEFVETQSLDDLIQEMRDAVEKSEASSEEVPSSEDILLPLPLDDEEQGLDPLLLDDENPTEMTEEVEEEQNLSRLDQEDSEKKSKKGFILTVLALVSVIICVSAYYVYRQVARSTKEIETSQSTTANQSDVDDFNTLYDAFYTDSNKTALKNSQFDKLNQLKTLLDKLEGSREHTLAKSKYDSLATQIKAIQDVNAQFEKPAIVDGVLDTNAKAKSDAKFTDIKTGNTELDKVLDKAISLGKSQQTSTSSSSLSQTSSSSSSQASSNTTSEPKPSSSNETRSSRSEVNMGLSSAGVAVQRSASRVAYNQSAIDDSNNSAWDFADGVLEQILATSRSRGYITGDQYILERVNIVNGNGYYNLYKPDGTYLFTLNCKTGYFVGNGAGHADDLDY, encoded by the coding sequence ATGAGTAAAAAAAGACGAAATCGTCAAAAAAAAGAAGGTCAAGAACCGCAATTTGATTTTGATGAAGCAAAAGAGCTAACAGTTGGTCAAGCTATTCGTAAAAATGAAGAAGTGGAAGCAGGAGTCTTGCCTGAGGATTCCATTTTGGACAAGTATGTTAAGCAACACAGAGATGAAATTGAGGCGGATAAGTTTGCGACTCGTCAATACAAAAAAGAGGAGTTCGTTGAAACTCAGAGTCTGGATGATTTAATTCAAGAGATGCGTGATGCTGTAGAGAAGTCAGAAGCTTCTTCGGAGGAAGTTCCATCTTCTGAAGACATCTTACTACCCTTGCCTCTGGACGATGAGGAGCAAGGCTTGGATCCTCTATTGCTAGATGATGAAAATCCAACAGAAATGACTGAAGAAGTGGAAGAGGAGCAAAACCTTTCTCGTCTGGATCAAGAGGACTCAGAAAAGAAAAGTAAAAAAGGCTTTATTTTGACCGTTTTGGCGCTTGTATCAGTAATTATTTGTGTCAGTGCTTATTATGTCTACCGTCAAGTGGCTCGTTCGACCAAGGAAATTGAAACTTCTCAATCAACTACAGCCAATCAATCGGATGTGGATGATTTTAATACACTTTATGACGCCTTTTACACAGATAGCAATAAAACGGCTTTGAAAAATAGCCAGTTTGATAAACTGAATCAACTCAAGACTTTACTTGATAAGCTGGAAGGTAGTCGTGAACATACGCTTGCCAAATCTAAATATGATAGTCTAGCAACGCAAATCAAGGCTATTCAAGATGTCAATGCTCAATTTGAGAAACCAGCTATTGTGGATGGTGTGTTGGATACCAATGCCAAAGCCAAATCGGATGCTAAATTTACAGATATTAAAACTGGAAATACGGAGCTTGATAAAGTGCTAGATAAGGCTATCAGTCTTGGTAAGAGCCAGCAAACAAGTACTTCTAGCTCAAGTTTAAGTCAAACTAGCAGCTCAAGTTCAAGTCAAGCAAGTTCAAATACGACTAGTGAGCCAAAACCAAGTAGTTCAAATGAGACTAGAAGTAGTCGCAGTGAAGTCAATATGGGTCTCTCGAGTGCAGGGGTTGCTGTTCAAAGAAGTGCCAGTCGTGTTGCCTATAATCAGTCTGCTATTGATGATAGTAATAACTCTGCCTGGGATTTTGCGGATGGTGTCTTGGAACAAATTCTAGCGACTTCACGTTCACGTGGCTATATCACTGGAGACCAATATATCCTTGAACGTGTCAATATCGTTAACGGCAATGGTTATTACAACCTCTATAAGCCAGATGGAACCTATCTCTTTACCCTTAACTGTAAGACAGGCTACTTTGTCGGAAATGGCGCTGGTCATGCGGATGACTTGGACTACTAA
- a CDS encoding THUMP domain-containing class I SAM-dependent RNA methyltransferase — MKKEFNLIATVAAGLEAVVGREVRELGYDCQVENGRVRFQGDVRAIIETNLWLRAADRIKIIVGTFPAKTFEELFQGVFALDWENYLPLGARFPISKAKCVKSKLHNEPSVQAISKKAVVKKLQKHYARPEGVPLMENGPEFKIEVSILKDVATVMIDTTGSSLFKRGYRTEKGGAPIKENMAAAILQLSNWYPDKPLIDPTCGSGTFCIEAVMIARKMAPGLRRSFAFEEWNWISDRLIQEVRTEAAKKVDRELELDIMGCDIDARMVEIAKANAQVAGVAGDITFKQMRVQDLRSDKINGVIISNPPYGERLSDDAGVTKLYAEMGQVFAPLKTWSKFILTSDEAFESKYGSQADKKRKLYNGTFKVDLYQYFGQRVKRQEVK; from the coding sequence ATGAAAAAAGAATTTAATTTAATTGCAACTGTGGCAGCAGGGCTTGAGGCTGTCGTTGGTCGTGAAGTGCGAGAGTTGGGCTACGATTGTCAGGTTGAAAATGGACGTGTTCGTTTTCAAGGAGACGTGAGAGCTATTATCGAAACCAACCTTTGGCTTCGGGCAGCAGATCGTATCAAAATTATCGTAGGAACGTTCCCAGCTAAGACTTTTGAAGAGCTATTTCAGGGAGTTTTCGCTTTGGATTGGGAAAATTATTTACCACTTGGAGCTCGGTTCCCGATTTCAAAAGCTAAATGTGTTAAGTCCAAACTTCACAATGAGCCCAGTGTTCAGGCTATTTCTAAGAAAGCTGTTGTCAAGAAATTGCAGAAACACTATGCTCGCCCAGAAGGGGTTCCTCTGATGGAGAATGGCCCAGAGTTTAAGATTGAGGTCTCTATTCTCAAAGATGTGGCAACTGTCATGATTGATACGACCGGGTCTAGCCTCTTTAAACGTGGTTATCGTACCGAAAAAGGTGGCGCTCCTATCAAGGAAAATATGGCAGCAGCCATTTTACAACTTTCTAACTGGTATCCAGACAAGCCTTTGATTGATCCGACCTGTGGTTCGGGGACTTTCTGTATTGAGGCAGTTATGATTGCTAGAAAGATGGCGCCAGGTCTTCGTCGCTCTTTTGCATTTGAGGAATGGAACTGGATCAGCGATCGCTTGATTCAAGAAGTGCGCACAGAAGCGGCTAAAAAAGTAGACCGTGAGCTTGAGCTGGATATCATGGGCTGTGATATTGATGCTCGCATGGTGGAAATTGCTAAGGCCAATGCTCAGGTAGCTGGTGTTGCAGGAGACATTACTTTTAAGCAGATGCGCGTGCAGGATTTACGTTCCGATAAAATCAATGGAGTAATCATTTCCAATCCGCCTTATGGTGAACGTTTGTCAGATGATGCAGGGGTGACCAAGCTCTATGCTGAGATGGGGCAAGTATTTGCACCGCTGAAAACTTGGAGCAAATTTATCCTGACTAGTGATGAAGCTTTTGAAAGCAAGTATGGTAGCCAAGCAGATAAGAAGCGTAAGTTATACAACGGAACCTTTAAAGTGGATCTGTATCAATATTTTGGTCAGCGTGTCAAACGGCAAGAGGTAAAATAG
- the gpsB gene encoding cell division regulator GpsB, whose amino-acid sequence MASIIFSAKDIFEQEFGREVRGYNKVEVDEFLDDVIKDYETYAALVKSLRQEIADLKEELTRKPKPSPVQAEPLEAAITSSMTNFDILKRLNRLEKEVFGKQILDNSDF is encoded by the coding sequence ATGGCAAGTATTATTTTTTCAGCGAAAGATATTTTTGAACAAGAGTTTGGACGTGAAGTCCGTGGCTATAATAAAGTAGAAGTTGACGAGTTTTTAGACGATGTCATCAAGGACTATGAAACCTATGCTGCCTTGGTCAAGTCACTTCGTCAGGAAATTGCGGATTTGAAGGAAGAATTAACTCGTAAACCGAAACCTTCACCAGTTCAAGCAGAACCCCTTGAAGCGGCAATTACAAGTTCTATGACGAATTTTGATATTTTGAAACGCCTGAATAGATTGGAAAAAGAAGTTTTTGGTAAACAAATTTTAGATAACTCAGATTTTTAA
- a CDS encoding DUF1273 domain-containing protein — translation MATALVLGYSAFDLGLFSDKDPRLKLIKKAIRKDLEAMAADGVSWLVFTGSLGFEYWVLEVAQEMKTEYGFQLATIFAFETHGENWNEGNQMKLSRFKQVDFVKYAYPRYEHKGQLRDYQQFLLENTTSSYLFYDEENETKLAYFYQKMKNQEDYFIKRLTFDQLNELAENFSEN, via the coding sequence ATGGCTACAGCTTTGGTTTTAGGCTATTCTGCTTTTGATTTGGGTTTATTTTCTGATAAGGATCCTCGTCTTAAATTGATTAAAAAAGCGATACGTAAAGATTTAGAGGCTATGGCAGCAGATGGGGTGTCTTGGCTTGTGTTTACAGGGAGTTTGGGTTTTGAATATTGGGTTTTAGAGGTTGCTCAGGAGATGAAAACTGAATACGGTTTCCAGTTGGCCACCATTTTTGCTTTTGAAACCCATGGGGAAAATTGGAATGAAGGCAATCAGATGAAACTGAGTCGCTTTAAGCAGGTAGACTTTGTCAAATATGCCTATCCTCGCTATGAACACAAGGGGCAGTTAAGAGATTACCAGCAGTTTTTGCTGGAAAACACGACTAGTTCCTATCTTTTTTATGATGAAGAAAATGAAACAAAACTAGCTTATTTTTACCAAAAGATGAAAAATCAAGAGGACTATTTTATAAAGAGATTAACATTTGATCAATTAAATGAACTTGCTGAAAATTTTTCCGAAAATTGA
- the recU gene encoding Holliday junction resolvase RecU: MVNYPHKVSSQKRQTSLSQPKNFANRGMSFEKMINATNDYYLSQGLAVIHKKPTPIQIVQVDYPQRSRAKIVEAYFRQASTTDYSGVYNGYYIDFEVKETKQKRAIPMKNFHPHQIQHMEQVLAQQGICFVLLHFSSQQETYLLPAFDLIRFYHQDKGQKSMPLEYIREYGYEIKAGAFPQIPYLNVIKEHLLGGKTR, from the coding sequence ATGGTCAACTATCCACATAAAGTTTCATCACAAAAAAGACAAACATCTCTTTCTCAACCCAAAAATTTCGCAAATCGAGGAATGTCTTTTGAAAAGATGATCAATGCTACCAACGACTACTATTTGTCTCAGGGCTTGGCTGTTATACATAAGAAACCAACTCCTATTCAAATCGTACAAGTGGACTATCCACAACGAAGTCGTGCCAAGATTGTTGAAGCCTATTTTCGACAAGCTTCAACGACGGACTATTCTGGCGTTTATAATGGATATTACATCGACTTTGAAGTCAAGGAAACAAAACAAAAACGTGCGATTCCGATGAAAAATTTTCATCCACATCAGATTCAGCATATGGAACAAGTCCTTGCCCAACAAGGAATCTGCTTTGTCCTTCTTCACTTTTCTTCTCAGCAAGAAACCTACTTATTGCCGGCATTCGATTTGATTCGCTTCTATCATCAAGATAAGGGACAAAAATCAATGCCACTTGAATATATTCGAGAATATGGATATGAAATCAAGGCTGGTGCCTTCCCTCAAATTCCTTATCTCAATGTTATCAAAGAACATTTATTAGGTGGTAAAACAAGATGA